One Hugenholtzia roseola DSM 9546 genomic window carries:
- a CDS encoding zinc ribbon domain-containing protein, whose protein sequence is MENEKSCCPHCGKALMAQMPLCPHCGFDLENEQKSTQEEPFIPSPTTFLAPSPKDLSSDLTNDLPIESVTQPKKINNRTPLAPKKAKQTSNSEPFRPAFSDELLEKIQNLVENKQKKYKNYALIFAFAGLLLVFLPPFWIEPMEGGGALLLLGLLVFPTSIFVYFLYKKRSKVLGNMLTGESLLACFFYEKDSYQEQIEARFQENQNRNKIMFNFIFVITLIVCIGLLLLSGFETEMWLTVGFMMGFMIFLKLFSYAIPFLTRKKERESVGLVLISKDGVWQAGYLHSWVHWRTRLKSVKWDKAKKELSFRYSAPVNLYLTRELLVRVEVPKGREAEGEAVAAFFGSKKRN, encoded by the coding sequence ATGGAAAACGAAAAATCTTGTTGCCCTCATTGTGGCAAGGCATTGATGGCTCAAATGCCACTCTGCCCCCATTGCGGATTTGATTTGGAAAATGAACAAAAAAGTACCCAAGAAGAGCCTTTTATTCCTTCGCCCACTACTTTTTTAGCACCTTCGCCTAAGGATTTGTCGAGCGATTTAACCAATGATTTGCCTATTGAATCTGTGACGCAACCAAAAAAAATAAATAACCGCACGCCACTTGCACCCAAAAAAGCAAAACAGACTTCCAATAGCGAGCCTTTTCGCCCTGCTTTTTCGGACGAGCTATTAGAAAAAATACAAAATTTAGTAGAAAATAAACAAAAAAAATATAAAAACTACGCACTTATATTTGCTTTTGCAGGGCTTCTTTTGGTTTTTTTGCCTCCCTTTTGGATAGAGCCAATGGAAGGTGGAGGGGCTTTGTTGCTTTTGGGCTTGCTTGTTTTTCCTACTTCTATTTTTGTTTATTTTTTATACAAAAAAAGAAGTAAAGTTTTAGGAAATATGTTAACAGGAGAAAGTCTTTTGGCGTGTTTTTTCTATGAAAAAGATAGCTACCAAGAACAGATAGAGGCGCGTTTTCAAGAAAATCAAAATCGCAATAAAATTATGTTTAATTTTATTTTTGTAATTACATTGATAGTCTGCATAGGCTTACTTTTGCTTTCGGGCTTTGAAACAGAAATGTGGCTGACGGTGGGTTTTATGATGGGTTTTATGATTTTTTTAAAGTTGTTTTCCTATGCGATACCTTTTCTTACTCGGAAAAAAGAGCGTGAAAGCGTGGGTCTGGTCTTGATTTCAAAAGATGGGGTTTGGCAGGCAGGCTATTTGCACAGTTGGGTGCATTGGCGCACGCGGCTGAAAAGTGTCAAGTGGGATAAGGCTAAAAAAGAGCTATCTTTTCGCTATTCCGCACCTGTCAATTTATACCTAACGCGCGAATTATTGGTAAGAGTAGAAGTGCCAAAGGGCAGAGAGGCAGAAGGGGAGGCAGTGGCGGCTTTTTTTGGGTCTAAAAAAAGAAACTAA